Sequence from the Maribellus comscasis genome:
AATTTATAAGATTGAATTGGCAGATACGGGAAAAATTAATTTGCATCGGTTTTTTCAAACCCTTCACGACAGTACATTGATTCGGATAATGCACTATGGCGACAGCCAGATTGAGGGAGACCGGATTACCAGTTTTGTCCGGAACAAGTTTCAGGTAAAGTTTGGCGGGAGTGGTCCGGGGTTACGCCCGGCTTTACAACCTTACGATTATATTTTTAGTGCCGTTCAGGAAAACTCAGATAATTGGAAACGTTATCCCATTTACGGGAAAGTTGATTCCACCGTTGAGCACGATCGTTACGGTGTAATGGGAGCTTTTTCAAGATTTGCGCCGCCGGCAAGCGACACTCTTCCTTTCCGGGATTCAATTTTGTACGATGCTGAGTTGAACATTTCCAAGTCAGATATTTCGTACAAACTTACAAGAGAATATAAACATTTCAGAATGTTCTACGGAAACGCCAAACGCCCTGTTGAAATGCAGCTCATGGTAAAAGCAGACATCTTGCTGACCGATACTTTGCCTGCAGCGTTGGAGTATGGTGTGATTGAATGTCAGCTTCCGGATTCGGTAAGTCATATTTCTGTTCGTTTCTCGGGCTACGACAGTCCCGATATTTACGGTATAGAGTTGGCGGAACAGCAGGGGGTGATTGTGGATAATATTGCGCTTCGGGGAAGTTCGGGAACTATTTTTACAAAATCAGATTACCTCCACAGCCTGAAAATGTACAGTGATTTAAAACCCGGGCTCTTTCTTCTTCAATTTGGCGGTAATGTAGTGCCCTATATTAAAAACGAAAAGGCCATAAAAAATTACGGGCGCTGGTTTAAAAGTCAAATATTAAGATTGCAGAATTTGTGCCCGGACGCTGCCATTATTGTAATCGGACCAAGTGACATGTCAACCAAGGAAAAAGACAAGTATGTTACCTACGAATATTTGCCTGTTGTAGTGGAAACTTTAAAAGAAGTTGCGCTGTCGACCGGCTGCGGATTTTGGGATATGTATGAGGCAATGGGAGGATACAACAGTATGCCTTCGTGGGTTAACGCCGATCCTGAGTTGGCACGTCCTGACTATGTGCATTTTTCGGCTCGCGGAGCACGTCTGGTGGCGAATATGTTTTATAATGCATTGATTTTTGAGTACAACAATTTTTTAATGGAAGTAAATTGAGGAGATTCATTTTTATATGGCTTGGATTGCTGTTTTCTGTGCACGTACTTGCACAGGACGAAAGTTATTTGTACCAGGTAAATCCGTACAATTTTATTCGGTACGACCGGAATGAACTGCATCATTTTGGAAACGATAAGTATGCGCAGAAACTTTTTACAAAGCTTGAAAATATGCTTTCAACGGGCGAGGGAAGAATAAATGTGGTTCATATTGGCGGATCACATATTCAGGCCGGAACTTTTTCCGGAAGACTCAGGAGCCGTTTTCAGCAATTAAATGGCGATATGAACGCGGGGTGGGGGTTTATGTTCCCCTATCGGATAGCTAGAACAAATTCGCCGTACGGCTACTATATTCGTTATTCCGGAGGCTGGCAAAGTTGCCGGAATATAGAGCGAAGAAAAAACGATCAGTTATTGGGAGTGGGAGGAATTTCTGCTACAACAAGGGCACCTTTTACCGACCTTACCATTTTGCTGGAAGATGAAAATGAGTTGGATTACAGCTTTCATAAAATTAAGGTTTTTTGCAATTACGAAACATCAAAGTATTCAGTGTCGGTTGACAGTAGTTTGGTAAAAAGACAAGTAAACGGAGATGGTTTTATTGAGTTTGAATTAAATGCACATGTTGATAGTTTACGGCTGTTGATTCAGCGTGAAGCCAATTCTTCTGAAGGATTTACGCTGTATGGAATAAGCACGGAAAAAGCGCCGAATGGTTTTGTATATAACAGCATTGGCGTAAATGGTGCACATGTTCCGGCATTTTTACGTTGTCAGCTTTTTGAAGAACAAATGAAACAGTTGCAGCCCGATCTGGTTATTCTCGGGCTTGGAATTAATGATGCGTACGGAAGGCGTTTTTCACAAAAGAGGTTTGAAGACAACTATTCTGAATTGATAGGAAAAATCAGAAAGGCAGCACCACATACAGCCATCATTTTAACTACAAATAACGACAGTTATCTTTATCGCAGGTATGTGAATAAAAACGGAGAGAAAGTGGAAGAGAGCATGTTTAAACTGGCAGAGAAACATGATACGGGCGTTTGGGATATGTTTGAAGTAATGGGAGGACTAAATTCAGTGGTTTTATGGGAAAGAAATTATTTGGCCCAGCACGATAAAATCCATTTTACACGGGAAGGGTATCTTATGCTGGGGGATCTCTTTTTTGCAGCGTTTATGCAGAATTTTGAAAACTATGTTCAAACCAAAAATGAAGTTTCACAACTAACAAAATAAAACTTGGATTTTATACAACAAATAAATTGGGGAGAATGGCTAAAAGGCATTTTGATTTATGATAAATCGGCACCGTTGATTTTCACCCGTTTTTTCTTTTGGGGATTTTTTGCCCTGGTTCTTTTGGGATACTCTTTTGTGTACAATAAAAAAAATCGAAGTATTCGTGCAGGTTATCTATTTGCTGCCAGTTTATTTTTTTACTACAAGTCCAGTGGTTTTTTCTTTTTTATTTTATTATTCAGTACGATAACCGATTTTTTTATCGGAAAATGGATTTACAATTCCCGGAATGAAATGGCTCGGAAGTTTCTTGTTGCTGCGAGTGTGGTTGTGAATCTTACTTTGCTGGCTTATTTTAAATATGCCTATTTTTTTACCGACAGTATAAATACATTGCTGGGAACCGACCTGCATGTGATTAATCATCTGGCGATAATAGCAAATCAAACTGCGGGAACACACTTTAATGTAAACCAGATTTTATTGCCGGTGGGAATTTCGTTTTTTACATTTCAAACCATCAGTTATTCAGTTGATGTTTACCGGAGGCAGACTGAGCCGGTAAAAAATCTTATCGATTTTGGTTTTTATGTTTCCTTTTTTCCTCAGTTGGTTGCCGGTCCAATTGTACGGGCATCGGGTTTTGTAAAACAAATTTACGAAGATTACCATGTTTCAAAACGTGAGTTTGGCTGGGCTGTTTTTATGATTTTAAAAGGACTCATAAAAAAAATATTTATTGGCGATTTTATTGCCGTAAATTTTGTTGATCGTGTTTTTTCAGATCCGATTACTTACACCGGCTTTGAAAATCTGATGGCTTTATTTGGTTACTCACTGCAAGTATATGTTGATTTTTCAGGATATACCGATATCGCAATCGGAGTAGCTTTATTGATGGGGTTCAGGTTGCCGCAAAACTTTAATTCACCCTACAAAGCAAAAAGTGTAGGTGAGTTTTGGAAACGCTGGCATATGTCTCTTTCTTCCTGGTTAAAAGATTATCTGTATATTCCAATTGGTGGAAACCGCAACGGTTCGGTTTTTAGCTATATTAGTTTAGGGCTTGTTTTAGCAATCGTTGTGTTGCTGGCCGGTAAATTTATTTTGGTGCCCATTTTTGCTGTGGCGGTTTTGGTATTTGCAATTCTGGCCAGAATTTTTCCGGGTGTCAAACGGCAAATTGATACCAATATAAATTTAATGCTGACCATGTTGTTGGGAGGTTTGTGGCATGGAGCATCGTGGCAGTTTATCATTTGGGGAGGTTTAAACGGAATTGGCCTTGTTACATATAAGTTCTGGCGAAAAATAAGTCCCTGGGAAAAAAGAAATAACATTTTGGTCAACATCTGGAAAATTGCTATCACATTTGGTTTTATCACATTTACGCGTATCTTTTTCCGCTCCGAGTCGATGACCGTTGTAAACGGAATGATGCATCAGATAGCTACTGATTTACATTTAAATGTTATCCCACAGGTTTTGGCTGCCTACAAGTGGGTTTTTCTGATGATGTTGTTCGGATTTTTTATTCACTGGTTAAGTGATAAATGGAAGGAGAAAATTACCGAGTGGTTTATTGGAACGCCTTTGTGGTTGAAAGTTGTAATTTCTGCGGTTGTTGTAATAATTGTTTATCAATCCATTTCAGCCGATATGCAACCATTTATTTATTTCCAATTTTAAAATTATCTGAAATCCAGTGGGGCGGGAGCGGTAGGCTCGAAACTGTAAAAGTTTTTCTTTAATTGTTCTTCAAAGATAAAACCAACAAAACTCATGTCGCTGGGGTGAAAAGGATAGAAAGCAAGCCTGACTTGCAGGGTTTTGAAAACCAGGTTTTCATTATGAAGTCGTAAGCCGAGGCCAAGGCCGCTGTAATAGTTTTGAGTAAAAATAAGCTTTTTGTTTGAACCGATAACTCCCACGTCGGCAAATCCGTAGAAAGCCATATTAAACTTGTAGAATTCTCTGCGCAAAAACAAAACATATTCAAGATCTACACTAAGTTTTTGTTTGCCAACCGCTTCTTTACTTGAAAATCCACGAATATCTTCATTTCGGCTTAAGTCAAGATTCTCAATATCAAAACGTTTAAGGCCAAGAATATAATTTGAACGGATAAATAGTCGAAACCTCTTTCTTCCTGCATTAAACTGGCGCGAAATAAAATTGGTACTCGCCTGAACTTGTCCTTGCTCAAACTTCGATTTATTAAAATAACCACCAATACCAGCCGACATAAAAAGATAGCCTCTTCTTTTTATCAGTAAATTCCCGTTTGAAAGATAAAGGTGTAAATAATGTCTGTTCCCAAACTCATTGGCATCAAATCCGTAAACAATTTCATTTTTAAATCCCTCCGGTATATCTTCAACAATGCCGTAACTGTATATTAACTGGTCCTGAATATATCGCCGCTGAGTAAAAGTTAAACCTGTTAAGTAAAAAGTATTATTGGAGAAAAACTGATTCTCCGGAAACGACGGATTTGGTCTGTGGTGGTAGGTGCGATTATAAAATCCTCCCGAAATAACCACTTGAGAGCTATTGTAATTGTTTTCATTTATCTGAAAGCTTCTTCCTGCCCAGGCACTGTAAAATGAATAATCCAACGGTTCTTCAATAATTAGGGGATCATTATCAAAAATCTGGTTCGTTCGGTGCATTCTTAACGCAGAAGCTCCGTAACCCCATTTCATTGATGGAATTAGAAATGGTTTTTCCAGCTCAAAAGAAAATCCTTCTTTTAGGTATGTGTTCATGTATCCTGCAGAAACATCCACAAATTTTCCTTTAACGTTGTTAATTGAATAGAACGTTTCTAAACCCATGTACGGTTGTTTGTGCAAATGACCGACAAAACGTAATGAAATTTCATGACCAACACCAAAAATATTTTGGTTGTATAGTTCGAGTGCTGCAGAACTAGTCCCGTTTACATTTCCCGAAACTCCAAGCGAAAATCTGTCCTTTGTAATTACATGAACCGTTACCAAATCCGGGTTAATAGAATCCTGTTCCAGAAAAAAGCGGGCGTCTTTAATGTAGGGAAGCGCCCTGATTATACGTTCGTTTTCGTACAATTCTTCAGCATCGATAATATCGCCCACCTTAAACATTAACATTTTTCCGATGGTGTTAAGGTTTGATTTTGTGTGAAGCGCATTGGCCGTTCGTTCAACCCAACTTTTGGCTTTTTTTGTTGTATCTTCAAGGTTGGGGCCAAATACATCAAGTGCAGTGATATCAATTTCAGAAATAGTTTTTCCTTCCATCCGACTGTAATATTCCAGAGCCATCTCTTTTTTATCGACGTAGGGACGAGGTGGAGAAATCAGAAAATCGTAAAAGATACGGGTGAACTTGTTTTGATTGGCTTTGTGCTTCAAGCTATCATAAAATTGGTTGTATTTTTCTTCGGGTAATTTTTCAATAAGGGCAGTATCTTTTATATAGGACTGTGCAGGAACTTCAGAACCTAAGACATTTGTTAATGTTATGATAACTAGAATCAATATTTTCGACCACCCACTCATTCCTGCATTAAAATACGATATTATTTTTGATTCAATAGGGAATTAAATTTCATTTTATAAACATGCAAAAAAAAAGTCATTCAGATATTAAAACTTTGAAAAACAGAGTGTTAAAAACTGTTAAACGATGCGTGTAAATAGAAAATTTGAGTTGAAACTGTGTTTTGAAAACAGAAACAGTGATGGGTATAATGATAAAGATCAGCAACTTACATCAAGCCATAGAATTTATCTCCATGTGTTATTTAAACGGAATTTTTTATGCTGTTTAATAAATTTTGAAGGTCGAATTGCGTTAATGTTTTAGCGGTTATTTTATACTTTTGCTGCATGAGCAAATTGGGGAAATTTTATAAAAGGAACATTTATGGGGTAATGGGAACTTTGGTTTTCCATATTTTGCTCGTTCTCACATTTCTTTTGGCGGAAGTAGACATGAAAGGAAATGTAAAAGAAGAAGAAATAATTATTGAATTTCCTGAAATCATACCGGAACCGGAGGAAATAATTGAAGAACCGGAAGTCGAGCAGCAGGATGATACTCCGAATGATCCTTCATCGCAAAGTACCGAAACTCAAAGTCAGAGAACAAATCGCGCTTCAAACAGATTATCTGCAACAGAGGAATTTTTTGATGAAGACTATCTCAAAGAAGTAGAGGCAGCCCGGCAATTGGCAGCTGATGTTAATAATCAATTGTCAAAAGAAAGGGTAAAACTTGAAGACATTGAAATGCCTGTGGAAACCACTGAGGGAATGAATCCTGATTCCATTAAAAATGTGGTTTATACGGGTGAAAGTAACATTGTTTATTATTTGGAAAACAGGTATCACCTGAGTTTGCCCATTCCTGTTTACTTAACACAAGGAGGCGGAAAAATAGTTGTTGATATTGAAGTTGACAGAAACGGGCGGGTTGTTAAAGCCTCGGCGCGTAAAAATAGAAATATACGCAATGAACAAATTTATACGTATGCCGAAGTCGCTGCGTCAAGAACGATATTTAATACAGACTACAATTCCCCTGATATTCAGAGCGGTACAATCCATTATACATTTATTGCTCAATAGGTGTTCATGTTAAATTAATATAATCTTTAACATGATTTAACAGAAAATAGTTGTCTCAATTCATTTCTGCTTTTATCTTTGCGGTACGTTTATTTTCATAAGTTTAGGTTTAGTTAGGTTAGTTAGTTTAATGAGAAAAGGCTGGTTGTTGAACCGGCCTTTTTGTTTTTATATGCCTCTCAAAATTTTTGGCCCAAATTTCATTATTCTTGATTAGATTTGTACATTTACAACCTTAAATGTAAGGTGTTGTTTATGAGAATATTTCAGCCCGTTATTTCAAACAGATTAATAACAATTTAAAGAATTATTAAAAATACGGGTTACCTTTTTGATAAAAATCGAATTATATATATAGAAGATGAGAAGTTATAGCGATGAGCAAATCCTAAAAGGTATTTTAAGACATGATAATCTGATCTTACAATACATTTATAAGGAGTATTATTACAAGGTTAGTTTTTTTATTAAGAAAAATCAAGGTAGCGAAGATGACGCTAATGATGTATTTCAGGAAGCTATAATTGTTATCTACAGAAAATTAAAAGAGAATGATTTAATTTTCGCAAAGAGTTCTTTTCATGGTTATTTATTTTCTGTCTGTAGGTTTTTATGGTTAAAACAACTCGAAAAACGCAGAATAGAAAAAGAGAAGTTAAATGACACTCTTCCATACCAGGATGATTTATACGACGAAAACCTGGTAGACTTAGTGGATAAAAATGAAAGATACAGCTTGTATCAGAAGCATTTTAAGACTTTGGGATCAGATTGTCAGAAATTATTGCAACTTTTTTTCGATAAAGTCCCGTTAAAGGAAATAGCTAAGATAATGGGATATAAAGGAGAAAAATATGCGAAGACCAGAAAATATAAGTGTAAAGAACTACTGATAAACAGGATAAAGCAAGATACAGAATACAAAAAAATACTTGAAGATGATACCTAAAGCAGAATTTTTTGAATGGATTGAAAATTATTTCGAAGACCAGTTAAGCGAGGTCGATCGAAAGGAATTTGAATCTGAACTTAAACACAACAGTGATTTAAGGGAAGAAGTCAAATTGCATCAGGAAATTAAATCAGCAGTCGGCGAAAAAGACATTGTTAACCTCCGGGACAAACTCCAAAACATTTCAAAAACACAAAAATCAGAAAAAAGCAGTTTTGGCACATTTGAATTACTCGATGAATTTGCAGACATTGAGGAAATAAATGAAAATGTATCTCCCGAGGAACTCATTAATTTCTATGACTCACTTCCCAAAGTGCATGTTTACCAACACGAAATGAGCTCCAATGAAAATGTTCATGAGTTTTACAGGGAGCAGGAAAAATCAAATCTTAATGGAGAAATGGACGATTCTCTTGAAGGAGGTTTTGATTTCGAAGAATTAGAAGATTTGGAAGGGCTGGAAGAAGCTGTTTTGGAAAAAGATATTATCAATTTACGGGAAACACTTTCCCATGTAGCAAAATCAGTAAAACCACAATATTCAACCGAGGATATAGATAGTTATTTGAGCGGAGAGTTAAGTGGTGAAAAGCTTCATGAGTTTGAGGCAGAACTTGGACAAAACAGGGCGCTCCGGGAAGAAGTTCTACTACATCGGGAGATGGAAAGTGCTTTGCTTGAAGGCGATATACTGGAACTTCGTAATCAGTTGAGTCATATTATAGAAACTGAGACATCCTGGAATGTTAGCGAAAAGGATATTGAAAGCTACATCGACGGCGAGTTGGATGGGGAATTGTTGGACGAATTCTTAGCGGAATTGACCGAAAATACCGATTTAATGTCGGAAGTTAATCTACGAAGAAACGTAAATGAAGCAGCAAGTGAGAAAGATATATTTGCCCTGAGAGAAGGGTTAGCTGAAGCGCGTAGAAGTGCAGAAAATACTGAAGTTAAATCCATCATACCCGATTCAAAAATTAAACTGGCAAAGAATCTGAAAAGATATGCGGCCGTTATGATTTTGTTGTTAGGCCTTTCAGGAGTTTTAAATATCAGTTTAAATTCGTTAGACAAAACATACGATTCGTATTACAAATCACCGCAGTGGTCTCCTGAACGTTCGCTTACCTATGAAGCTACTAAAGTAAATCAATACTTTACCGAGGGGAATCTCTATTTTATGAATGGTGATTACCGAATGGCCATACAGAATTATAATAAAGCGCTGGAAAAGGAAAGTGAAAAATATGCATCCCACTTCTATAAAGGAGCAAGTTTGCAAAATTTGAATCAGTTTAAAGAAGCGATTCCTGAATACAATCAGGTTATTAAACATGCAGACAACCTTTTTATCGAAGAAGCAGAATGGAACAGAGCACTGTGTAATATTAAGCTTGGAGAGTTGGATAAGGCAAAGGTTCAATTAACCGCAATCATCGATAAAAATAGTTTTTATAAAAAGGATGCAAAGGCAATACTAAGAAGACTTAAATATTCTATAAAATAGTTGTAAATAAAAAGATTCGTTTGAATTGTTAAATCACACATTCTAAAAACAATTCAAGTCATCTAAAGCTCATTGAAATAAATTACTGGAATTAAACTTAAAATCACACACATTCTAAAAAGTTCAATAACAGTAAATGTAAAATATTTTGTTAGACGAATAAAAATCACACACATTATTCAATTTATATTCGTAATAACGAAAAGTAGAGTTTGGTGAAAAAATAGTTAGGAATAGTCCAGGTATTTGTAAAAGTTATTCTGTGTAATATACAGTTAAGCCCGTTTTTTGCGGGCTTTTCTGATACGAATTATTTGTTCTGCAGTAACACCGATTATTGTGAGTAAAAGTAAACTAAAGAAGTAAAAATCATAACTCTTATACAGAGAGGTATTATCGCCAATACTAACATAACCAAGCCAGTAGTGAGGGTGAGCCAGTCTTGAATTTGCATTTTCCAAATATTCCAGCTTAGCAAGTCTTAAGGCTTCGTCTTTATTTTTTCCCTTTTTTAGAAATTTGTAAAACGAGCTCATAATTTTTGTTCCGGAGTTATCTTCAACTTCCCATAAAGTCATAATAATTGCCGGACAGCCTGCGTAAAGGAAACCTCTTGCTAAACTAATGACGCCCTCTCCCTTCTTTAACTGGCCAGTTCCAGTGTTACAGGCACTTAAAACAGAGAGGCGGGCTTTTAAATTTAAATTATATATATCTGCGGTACTTAAAAGCCCGTCAGAAGAAAGATTACCGTTTTTGTTTTGAGCAAAAGCAAATTGAGAAAGTGAAGGAAGGGAATCGTTTATAAAAGCATGCATTGCCAAATGTAAAATATCATAATCTTCACTTTTTTCCCTAAACTTCAATTCTGTGGCATTCTCTCCCTTATATACTTCTGTTTTTATTTCAGAGGCGATTAAATCAACTTCCTTTTGTGTTCCTATAAGAGGGCGTAAGGGAAATACACTATTTCCAATTGTAATTGAGTCTGAATTATATTCCGGGGCAAATGCCAGTATTCGTTTTTGAGAATTCGTTTTAGTATTATCAATGTTGTAAATTAAATTTGCTGAATATGAGTAATTTATGATATTTGATTTAATCAGATAATCTAATTTGTTAAATTGAATAGTTGATGTTGTATCAGGTAGATCAGTGAGTAGTGCATCAAAAGATATGTAACTCAATTTACCATCGGGTACAATTATTAAATTCTTGTCTTTTATTTTGTTTTCATAGGGAGCAATTAAGTTTTTGTACAGTTGATTTGAAGCAACACAATATTTCTTTGAATCTTCATTTTTTGTAAAAATATAACCAGAGTTGGACATAAATTGGAATATCTCATCGATGTTTTTGGAAAAAGAAGGTGCTAATTCCTGACGTTCAAATTGAACTTCGTTGTTTGTAAAGAAAAAGGTGTAGAGTTCTGTAAGTGAATCCATTTCATTTAAGACATACTCGACCAGAACTTCATCGGATTTTAGTTTATCTTGTATCTTGTTGATGTTTATAGAGTTATCAGAGTATTTCAGACTGTAATATTGCTTGTAGTTGTCTTCCAAATAATCATTGAGCTCTGTTCTTTGTCTTCTTAAACTAAAAAGAACGGAATCGAGGCGGTTAATTTCCGATACATCAGGAGTCTCTGAAACCTGCTCATTGTATTTCATGGAGCTAAAGTTTGTGATGTTTAAATTAATTTTTCTTTCCAATGTTAAAAGGCTATCCGGTATTAAACTTGACTGCATTGCTTCATCATTGGACAATTTGTCGAACAAACTTCCTGATTTTAAGGATTCAGCGTTTTTGAAAGCAAGTTCAACATATTCAACCGAATTTTCTAACTTGTATGCTCTGAATGAAGTTTCTATTAATTTAATAAGAGTTGACTGTTCCAAGCCTGCCAATAGGATTCTGCTGTCGTCGTCCGAAATTTCCCGTTTTGTTTTTTGTAATAAATCACCTACAAACCCATAATAATCAAGAGCTCGGTCAATTGATTTTTTATAAATATCCTTATTGTTTCCTTCATAAATTAATGCCATTTCAACGTAGTTGTCTGCTATGAATTTTAAAATACTGATACTTGATACTATAGATATGGAATTAATTTCATCCAAAGAGGTAATTGATTCAGGATCAGGCGGGAAGTTGTATGCTTTAAGTGCTTTTTTAAAGTAAAAAATTGCTTGTTGATAATTCTGATACTTTTGATTTCTAAAATCCTCCACATCAGTTGTATTAATTTTCTTTCCTGCGTTCAAAAAGCCATATATTCTATAGTACTCCGCAATGGTGGTCCCCGTTTGGGTTTCTGTCAAAGAAATTATAGAATAAGCTTTTTTCAGGTAATCTTCAGCTACTTCGTAATTGTTTATATTGTATTGAAAGGAGGCATAATTGAGATATTGAAATGCAATATTTATATCATTGGTGGGGTAAAACTCCAGCGTATATTTTATTGCTTTTTCGTAAGCTATGGAAGCCAGGTCATATTTTTTCTCCGTGTTGTAAATTGCACCTAGTAGTTCATAATAGTAGATTTTATCGATAGTTTCAGAATTGTCAATATTACTTTTAATAATTTCGATGGCTTTGTCATATCGTTCCATTAAATAATATATTTCTGCAATGCTATAATTTATATATGCGATAAGAACATGGTCTACAACCTCTTGGCTTTTTATGATGGTTATACTTTGTTCAAAATATCGTATGGCTTCAGCATAATTTAATTTCGCTCTGTATATATTTCCGATGTTAAAGTAAACGTTTGATATTCTGCTGCTGTTTGCTCCATATCTGTCTTTATAAAGTCGCTCAGCAATTAAAACATTTTGTTCTGCCAAATCGTATTTTCCAATATTCTTGTATGTAGTACCTAAAGCCATATAAGTACCGGCAAGACGATTACTATTTTCTCCATAAAATTTTTTTCTTAATTCCAACGCGTCTTTAAAAGCCTCTAGTGCTTCATAATATTGTCCTGTATAGGAATATTCACTGGCAACACTGAATAGCTGAACAGCTTGTATACTATCATTTTCATTATTTAAATCAATTCCAAATAAATATATGGGCGAAAGGGTTAAAGTGGAGAAAATGAGTACAATAAATAATTTATTCATCCGATACCAACTGTGTTTTATGCAGCCAAATTAATTGAAATAAAAATTTTTTCCAATTCGGGGGTTACCTTTTTACCATTATCC
This genomic interval carries:
- a CDS encoding GDSL-type esterase/lipase family protein, translated to MKPVKILLFTFGVFLLLAGTMWITPGGGVKLGAFTFHMPTFKEMLADNEVEYADVSEILEQQFDIDSLVDIDLDMDTVCSDSVAEFIPSASYDSLVASIYKIELADTGKINLHRFFQTLHDSTLIRIMHYGDSQIEGDRITSFVRNKFQVKFGGSGPGLRPALQPYDYIFSAVQENSDNWKRYPIYGKVDSTVEHDRYGVMGAFSRFAPPASDTLPFRDSILYDAELNISKSDISYKLTREYKHFRMFYGNAKRPVEMQLMVKADILLTDTLPAALEYGVIECQLPDSVSHISVRFSGYDSPDIYGIELAEQQGVIVDNIALRGSSGTIFTKSDYLHSLKMYSDLKPGLFLLQFGGNVVPYIKNEKAIKNYGRWFKSQILRLQNLCPDAAIIVIGPSDMSTKEKDKYVTYEYLPVVVETLKEVALSTGCGFWDMYEAMGGYNSMPSWVNADPELARPDYVHFSARGARLVANMFYNALIFEYNNFLMEVN
- a CDS encoding GDSL-type esterase/lipase family protein codes for the protein MRRFIFIWLGLLFSVHVLAQDESYLYQVNPYNFIRYDRNELHHFGNDKYAQKLFTKLENMLSTGEGRINVVHIGGSHIQAGTFSGRLRSRFQQLNGDMNAGWGFMFPYRIARTNSPYGYYIRYSGGWQSCRNIERRKNDQLLGVGGISATTRAPFTDLTILLEDENELDYSFHKIKVFCNYETSKYSVSVDSSLVKRQVNGDGFIEFELNAHVDSLRLLIQREANSSEGFTLYGISTEKAPNGFVYNSIGVNGAHVPAFLRCQLFEEQMKQLQPDLVILGLGINDAYGRRFSQKRFEDNYSELIGKIRKAAPHTAIILTTNNDSYLYRRYVNKNGEKVEESMFKLAEKHDTGVWDMFEVMGGLNSVVLWERNYLAQHDKIHFTREGYLMLGDLFFAAFMQNFENYVQTKNEVSQLTK
- a CDS encoding MBOAT family O-acyltransferase, with protein sequence MDFIQQINWGEWLKGILIYDKSAPLIFTRFFFWGFFALVLLGYSFVYNKKNRSIRAGYLFAASLFFYYKSSGFFFFILLFSTITDFFIGKWIYNSRNEMARKFLVAASVVVNLTLLAYFKYAYFFTDSINTLLGTDLHVINHLAIIANQTAGTHFNVNQILLPVGISFFTFQTISYSVDVYRRQTEPVKNLIDFGFYVSFFPQLVAGPIVRASGFVKQIYEDYHVSKREFGWAVFMILKGLIKKIFIGDFIAVNFVDRVFSDPITYTGFENLMALFGYSLQVYVDFSGYTDIAIGVALLMGFRLPQNFNSPYKAKSVGEFWKRWHMSLSSWLKDYLYIPIGGNRNGSVFSYISLGLVLAIVVLLAGKFILVPIFAVAVLVFAILARIFPGVKRQIDTNINLMLTMLLGGLWHGASWQFIIWGGLNGIGLVTYKFWRKISPWEKRNNILVNIWKIAITFGFITFTRIFFRSESMTVVNGMMHQIATDLHLNVIPQVLAAYKWVFLMMLFGFFIHWLSDKWKEKITEWFIGTPLWLKVVISAVVVIIVYQSISADMQPFIYFQF
- a CDS encoding RNA polymerase sigma factor — protein: MRSYSDEQILKGILRHDNLILQYIYKEYYYKVSFFIKKNQGSEDDANDVFQEAIIVIYRKLKENDLIFAKSSFHGYLFSVCRFLWLKQLEKRRIEKEKLNDTLPYQDDLYDENLVDLVDKNERYSLYQKHFKTLGSDCQKLLQLFFDKVPLKEIAKIMGYKGEKYAKTRKYKCKELLINRIKQDTEYKKILEDDT
- a CDS encoding CHAT domain-containing protein, coding for MNKLFIVLIFSTLTLSPIYLFGIDLNNENDSIQAVQLFSVASEYSYTGQYYEALEAFKDALELRKKFYGENSNRLAGTYMALGTTYKNIGKYDLAEQNVLIAERLYKDRYGANSSRISNVYFNIGNIYRAKLNYAEAIRYFEQSITIIKSQEVVDHVLIAYINYSIAEIYYLMERYDKAIEIIKSNIDNSETIDKIYYYELLGAIYNTEKKYDLASIAYEKAIKYTLEFYPTNDINIAFQYLNYASFQYNINNYEVAEDYLKKAYSIISLTETQTGTTIAEYYRIYGFLNAGKKINTTDVEDFRNQKYQNYQQAIFYFKKALKAYNFPPDPESITSLDEINSISIVSSISILKFIADNYVEMALIYEGNNKDIYKKSIDRALDYYGFVGDLLQKTKREISDDDSRILLAGLEQSTLIKLIETSFRAYKLENSVEYVELAFKNAESLKSGSLFDKLSNDEAMQSSLIPDSLLTLERKINLNITNFSSMKYNEQVSETPDVSEINRLDSVLFSLRRQRTELNDYLEDNYKQYYSLKYSDNSININKIQDKLKSDEVLVEYVLNEMDSLTELYTFFFTNNEVQFERQELAPSFSKNIDEIFQFMSNSGYIFTKNEDSKKYCVASNQLYKNLIAPYENKIKDKNLIIVPDGKLSYISFDALLTDLPDTTSTIQFNKLDYLIKSNIINYSYSANLIYNIDNTKTNSQKRILAFAPEYNSDSITIGNSVFPLRPLIGTQKEVDLIASEIKTEVYKGENATELKFREKSEDYDILHLAMHAFINDSLPSLSQFAFAQNKNGNLSSDGLLSTADIYNLNLKARLSVLSACNTGTGQLKKGEGVISLARGFLYAGCPAIIMTLWEVEDNSGTKIMSSFYKFLKKGKNKDEALRLAKLEYLENANSRLAHPHYWLGYVSIGDNTSLYKSYDFYFFSLLLLTIIGVTAEQIIRIRKARKKRA